The nucleotide sequence CTCAGTGGAGTAGGTAGGTAGTTCCCACTTATAGATGAGAGACTGAGGCCCAAAGCCACACACCTTATatgtggtagagccaggatttaaacctgAGTCCATGGCACCTTGGGTAACCACTGTGCTTCTCACTGGTTGGAGGAGAGGTGGTTGAGGGGCCCTTGTATCCGTGgctcccctgctctttctgcatctcacTCATGCATGTGTCACGGAAAGCGGGCCCACCGGAGCTGgcgggggggatggggggaggcacTGGATTGATTCTTCACGGTCTTCCTCCAAATCCAGCATTCTGGGAATCGGCCAGAGAGCCCAGACCAGGACTGAAACAGCCACCAAGAAAGTGTCTCTGTCCTGCTTGGCAGCTTTCTCTTAGCTTCCCAACTGCCTGCAGGGGCCTGCTCGGCACCTCCACGGGGAGACAGAGAGGCTCAGGGTGGGCGAGTGTGGTTTCCAGGCCCCCACAATGACATCTCTGCCCTAGCCGGTGTGCATGGGGCAAGGCCCCCggcagaggcaggggcagaaCCCAGCCCTTCGGGTTCTCCTGGGTGGTATCTCTTGTCTGTCTCCCCTGCCACTGTAGGCCATCGCTCACTTCCTGATGTCCGCTGAGAGCCCTctggtgtggggctgggggctgagcctGCTGCTGACACCTGTGTGAGGAAACAGCTCCCtcaggagctgctgctgcttctggaacCCCAGCACCACCCCAGTGTGGTTTTAAAGTATGTTAGAGCTGCCTAGATGGGTGTTTTGGCCATAACTTGTGTAAAGGCTGCTTGATAGAGTATCTTGATCATGTTTTAGAAGTTGCCAGGAATCCCCTGCTCCCAAAACAGTCTTTCTTGAAGGAGGTCCCTAAAATTGAGGCCCTGTGTTGAGGTCTGTGACCAGATtgcttttgggggggggagagagaaggaggcaagtAGCTAGTGACctgtgacccccccccacccccaccctacacGTGGCATTAAGGACCCGGGACTGACAAAAGCTCTCCTTTCTTAAAAGCAGGGAAGATGCAAGGAGCCCTCCCACTCAGAGCAGGGGGCATAACCTCAGGAGTAAATCAGCCTGGAAGCTGGTCGCAGGGAGGGCACCAGCATAGAACGTGCTGGTGTGCGCTAAACCACCCGGCTAACACTACTTTCAAAAGTGCGTGCCATCACGGTCACAGCTGCTCTTTGGCACTTGGGGAGCTGGTGCTGAGCTGCGTGAGGCCTGCCTGCATCGTCACCTGCAGGGAACAGTGTCAGCAGTTGGACATTGTGAAAATTGGTATACCCTCTCCGTTGTTTCCAGTCTGTTCTGTGGGGGGATGTTTAGGCATCTCTCAGCCTCTTGCTCCCCTGCCGACTCACCTGCCGGTTCAAGGAGCCCTTCCGTCCACCTGGCACGTCAGGGCCTATCCCCAGCCAAGCCCAGAAGCCCCTTGCTGTGGACCTGGGAGGACTCCTCTCCTTGGGGAGCCCCAATCAGACATGTCTTGGCTGCAGGGCCCAGGCAGCTGGCCAAGAAGGGCCGGAAATGCTCCAAATACTCTCCTGCCTCCAATAGCTAAAGGGAGGGAGGCCCCTCAGAGAGGCCATTTTATAGTGATAGCCAGGCTAAATCCTTGGCTTGTGGGGGGATGGGAAATGGTGGGGAAGGAAGTAGTTCTGAGGGAACTAAGAAAGCATCCTTCTACGTGAATGGGCTTGTTAAAATCCGACTGCCTGAGAGCCTGCCTTCTGCCGACCCCTCAGCGGATGTGTGAGGAGTTCCTTTGCTGGGACACGAAGCTGGGTTGTTGGCAACGGTGATATCTGAACCTGACCTTCAGAAGAAGGTTATAAATAGTGTTGTCCTGGCAGAGGCAGtcttcatctgtgtgtgtgtgtgtgtgtgtgtgtgtgtgtgtgtgtgtgtgtgtatgtgtgtatacagacGCACCGCAGACCTGTACATGCACAAGCTACTTATGAGGCAGAGGTAAATAGTGCCTTCCTCTGCTGCTTCTTGGGGACAGCGCTGgtagacagacagaaagaaggcACTGTTTATGTcaagtggagcctgctttcctGTTACCCGCAGAATATTAGCCAGGGTGTTTGCAAGCTGGACAGCACCTTTCTTTGGTAGTGGATTCAGAAGAAGGTAggggtggttttgatttatgaAACCTGATTGCGATCAGCCTCCTTTGGCACCTTTCTCACATTTTCTCCTCTTGAGCTTCAGCCACATGCTGGGAGCGGGAGGGCCCCTGTTGCTGGGCTCCTACAATGAGGCCCACAGCGTGGTCACGAGGGTCATCTCCCCTTAGACACGAAGATGAGCACAGCATTTACTGTGCAAACAGCAGGGTTTGTTTCTCCCTTCGTTCAGGAAGTGGGGCCTCGGTGTCATCCCAGgtagcagatgaggaaaccaaggctcaaagAGGCTGTGCCTCAGTCTGAGTTGGGAACCGGCAGGGTCTGGCCTCCGAGCAGGAGTTGCCTGCTGCACCCCACTATCCCTTTGCCCCCTGCCCTGGCAGGAGGCCTTGCAGCAGTGAACTGGAGGAGTGGCCTGGTTTCCCTGTTCTCAACCACCTGCTCACTTTCTTCTTAAGCCAAAGGCCCCCTCCTTGGGGCTGTGCTGGTCCTCTCCAACACTCGGGCCCAAACCAGATGTTTGGAGCAGGGTGAGCAGATGCACGTCGGCagctgggcagagaggaaggcGGGGTGTCCATAAAGCAGGTAGCAGGGGGAATGAAGGAGGGAGAGCAGCTAGGTATGGGGCTCCATGGCACCCACTGGAAGCCTGCCCTCCCAGTTGGGAAACCAACCGTGTGCAACAAAATCTCCAGGGACCTGGGAGTCCTCTCGTCCCCCATGTTCCTGTCCTGAGAGGGGGTTTAGGAGTGCACCTGGCTGTCAGGGACACAGTACTGAGCACTGGCTGAAAGGAGCCCTTTGAAGGGCTCTTTGACACAGGGTTCAGATCCCACTCAGATGAGTGTTTCCCCCTTCCCTTAAACCCACTGAACAAAGCAGGTCTTGGGCCAGAGCCCCTGTCTCCAGCTTCTCCCCCCTCTTCCATTGTCCTCTTGATTTCTCAGAGGTATCTGTCAGAGCAGGTGCAGGGCCGGGACAGGAGTAAAGCGAGCCCTGGGGTGGAATCCCAGAGCCTTGCCCCTTTCATGGCCTGCCCAAGACGACAGCGAAGAAGGGGGCTGGGCCCCAAACTAATCCTTTACCATTCTAGCCTTGAGAGGAGTAGGACAAGTGTCCCTGCTGCCATATGAATGAATGTACACCCTCCGTCGGGGGCCCTGTAGTGGGTAAGAGCTGGCTCCGGGGTAAGACAGGTCTAGGTGCAGTTCCTGGCTCTGTGGTCATACTACCTGTATAACCTCGAGTAGTTGCTCCAGTCTCGTGCAAATGGCTTTGTAGTGGGGATTAAATGAAGCAATGATGTCAAGTGTCCTAACGCAGGGCTGGTGCCTCGTCAGTTCACGGCAAACATGACAGGCACAGAAAGACTAACAGGCTTGCCCAGGTGCTCCGCTCCTCCAGTGCCTACCTTCCTGTCCTCACATAAAGGAtgcttttctgtttcaaaatctTCCGGGTTGTTGCAAATCAGCGAAGGTTTCCATGGGGCCTGGCTCTGTAGAAGGGACACACAGGGCCCTGGACTTCCCACAGTCGTTCACTCAACCAGTCACAGCGACTGAGTATCTGCTATGCGGAGTGCCAGAAGCTGGTGAATATACTCGGCCAAAGCTATCGCAGGCCCCATCAGGAGGCAGCCATGTTGAGGGGAGGCTAAAGAGGCCCTGATAGATTCTCAGAGACAGTGTTGGTGAATATAAGGAGGATTGACAACCTGGAGAAGGACTGGGGGAGGTAGGGCCCCAATAGAGGGAAATGTGGGGTATCGACCTTGCTGCTGTGGACCTGGGATACCCTCCCCAGGCGCCACAGCTCTGCTCTGCTCCAAGCGCCTGCCCCCGAGGTCAAGGCATTTGTGGTCCCTGAGGCCCAGGGGCTGCCTGGCCACATTGTGCTTTTGAGAAGACCGTCAGCCCCTGCTGAGTCCAGATGAAGCTGAggagcccctgccccccatcctaCCAAGCTCTGTGTCTAAGGCCCCAATGCCTCTGCCTGTTGGGCCTCCCGCAGTGGGCACCGGCCAGGCCTCTCTGTGgccccagccagctgccccttTCACCCGCCCTGCCTCTTAGGATTACTCAGCCTTCACATCGTCTGTCACTAAGATGCTGAGTGCATTCCTGACGGCCTCTCTTCAGGCAAGGCTCGGGCTGTGTGGCCTTTGAAGAAAGGTTTCGTGCccgggttaagcctctgattgtGGTTCTGCGTGAAGAAACCATAAACCAAAGGAAAAGTGATGGTTCAGCTTTGGTCTTGGAACCCTGTGTCAGCGTCTGCTGGAATCCCCAGGCTCAGAATTGAATGTGGGCCGTACAGGCAGGTGGAGAAGCTGCCCTTTCACTCTGATTTTGCATAGGTTATGAAGAGTAGAAGGTCCAAGGAGCCGCGCATCCTGCTCTtcagcactgggctctgctctgaggtTTGTCTCCTTGATACAGGGGCCTTCCCAGGGGAGCGGCAAGGTGAGGGGGCCCCAGTGCAACTTCTCTTTATCACAAAATCCCCAGTCCCTGGAAATCTTGGTTTTTCCTCTGGAGCCAAGAGCTCAAGAGTAATACCCGGGTGTGTAGGTGAATTGCCAGGGAGGCCCGATCACATTAACTAAAGGCGTTGAATGGTCATACCAGTGTCTGGGGGCCTGGCCCCAccgggggagggagagtgagctCTGAAGGGCAGAGACACCGGCCTGCACCTGCAGGAAGCCCTCTGCTGCTGGTGAGCCAGAGCAGAGTGGGCTGTCCTGGGGTCATGCTGGCGGCTGCTTGACTGACTGCTGGTCAGTGGCCATTTCCTCCCCCTGGGTCATGGGGGATAGagtttgcttttctctccttctctccagagGTCCAGGCGGCCGGCAGCTGGGTATTAAGTGGCTGTCTGCTTCCTCTCTCCAAGGGCCTCTGTACTCTGAGGACCAAGCCCTACCTTGCTTCTGGGTGGGCCCCACCTCactgcctcccccttcccttcattAAGGGAACAGCTGGAGGAAAGTAGTCCTTGGGGCCGCATTCTGTTTGCCTTTTTAACCCCCACAAAGACAGGTGTTTCCAGATTCATTTTGTTTCCTGCACTGTAGTTTGCCCCATGCTGGGTGGTGGAGTGAGCTGGGTTTACTCCTCAGCCCCTCCCGCCCAGGCAGAGACCTGTGGCCGGGCACCATTCTGGCAGCCGTTGTGTGGCGCCACCTCCTGGCCAGAGTGCCTACCGTGTCTTCCTACACTTCCTCAACAGTTGCCGAAGAGCTCCTGTAAAAGATACTCTGAAGTCCATCTCTGGTTGATCCTGTGATGTCCATTGCCTTTTATATCAACTTGGCTTTTCTGGGGCTGCCTTGCCGAGTGTCCTATTAACATGGCTTTGTATTTCCAAAGCCTGAGTTGTGAAGGCAATACTGAGCCGCTGAGGTCTAGAAGCAAGCCAGGCAGCCCAGAAGCTGTCACCAGGTGTTTCCCAGGGTCCGAGTGCCTGTGCTTCCCGATCAGGCCTCGCACCTTTGCCGGGAGAGCACCAGCACCTGGGGAGCGGAGGAGCTCGGTCCTTCCCTGGGGCCGCAGCTGTCCTGCATCCTGCTGCCACTGACCCAGCTTCTAGGGACGCTGATCCGGAACGGACCCGCAGCTCCACTGACTTGTAGAGGCCTAGGTTTCTTCCTCTTGTAGAATAGCTCGTTCTCCAAACTGGGGTTGGTCGAGGAGGATTTTTGACTTGGTGAATCTTACTTCTGAGGGTTCCTTCGGTGTGCCACCTTCAGAGTGCAGGACCCCTGGATGTGATACCTGCTTGGTGCCTGTCCCTGATCAGGGAGTAAGACCGAATTGTCTGCAGCTCATTTCCCAAACCGGAGACTGGGGATTCCTGCGGCCTCTGCTCTAGAGGACTGTCGGAATGAACGTGTGTGTTTCAGTGGTGACCAAATGGGGCTATCTGCCCAGCATGTGGCATGTGCCGCGGCGGGGCTTACAGACTGGAAGGGGATATGGGCACGGGGCCGCCTGTGGACAGAGTCACCCACTAGCTAATGCCCCATCATTCCCTCTGCTCTAGGCCTGGTCTCCAAGTCCTCTCCTAAGAAACCTCGTGGACGGAACATCTTCAAGGCCCTTTTCTGCTGTTTTTGCACCCAGAATGTTGGCCAATCCAGCTCCTCCACTGAGCTCTCCGCATACAAGGAGGAAGCCAACACCATTGCTAAGGTAGCTAGATCAGGGTGGCAGGATGCCAGCAAGGAGGGGACTGCTAGTGGGGCTCCAGTACCATGGCATGTGGGCAAGGGAGTCTTCCCTGAAGTCTCAAAGACCTGTGGCTCAGAGGCCCCTCCTCTGGTCTTCCTATAGTGGCCCGTCTTCTTTCTACTGGCTCCCATTTGTGATGCGGGCCATGTGGCTCTCCATGTGGTTTCTGAGGGCCCCTGTGGTCCAGACCCTCCCATGTTCCAGGAACTGTACAAGACGCTTCACATATACTGTCTCATGTGGTGCAGATAGCAGCCCCGCAGAGAGGGTCACAGGCTGTTCCCACTTACACACCTGGAAATGGAGTTCCAGAGGGTCTGTGTAGCCCCCGGAGAGTTAGTGGTTAATAAACAGTAGTGTCAGAGTGTGagccctgtctctctgactgTGATATCTTtgtttgatgttgttgttgtttactatGCAAAGCTGTCTTCCAAGTTACGTGACTTCCCCGGGAACCAAGAAATTGAAATTCTCCCACACTCCCACAGTCTCACCTGTCCTGGGAGGGAGGGATATTGGGAAATGGATGGGTGTCTTTGAGCCTGCCAATGAGCAGAAGGTATGTCTGGCATGTCAAGGGTGGGCACAGCCCTGACTAAAAACCCGTCTGCCCCCAATGCCATTGGTTACTTCTTTCCGAAACACCCAAGGCCTAGCTATCTGGTTCCTCTCTCAAAACCAGGCTGAAGACGTGCATCAGTGCATTTATCCAGTAGGCAGAAATGCACTTAAATAAAGTGCAACATGACAGTGTTACTTAGCAATTGATTTTTACAAAGTTCACAGTAACACGGAAAAGTATTGAGTTGCAACATTAAGTCAAAGAGCAGAATGTGAAATTACATATTATGGGGGGGAAGAGCTGCTAAAATAGACTTGAAGGAAATACACTAAAATGCCAACACGAGTTTTTCCTAAATGTAcgattttagtttttcttcaagGTATACTTTTTACAATCATAACATTTCTATTATTAGCAAAAGGCCAGGGAAgcctttctgggctttctgtgCTCCACCTCCCGTCACGTCTCAGGACCCACAGTGTGGGTTCATGTTGGCACACTTGGTGTATCCGAGGGGCTCAGCGCCCTCCCCGCACGGTTTATCACCCCCAGAAGGGAGTACAGAAGACACAAGCCTGGGTTCCAGGACTCCGCAGAACGCCGGACCACCGCAGGGAGGGGTTCCATGTCCCTGCACCAACCACTGGAGTTCCCTGTTCCTCAGTTGATCCAACTGAGACACTGCCCTTCTCCATCCCTCATCAGACCTAATGCTGAAAGGCAGCGCGGGCCTTTCCCCTTTCCTGTGCAGCTCTTAAGAAAAGTCACTTTTGGGGCACATGGCTGACTTAGTGgtagagcatacgactcttgagaCCTCAGGGTCGTGAATTCACTACTTGTAcacatgctgttctctctctcagagtatatagacagaaaggaaaggaaacaaaagttacTTTTGTTATGTCAGGACCTTCCAGGGGGCTGGGGACTTGGGGAGAAACTTACGCACCAGGCCCGAGGCAGAAGCAGTGGGCTTTAGGTAGGAAGGCCTCAGCTGGTTGGCACTGACGGCTTCCTTTTCCTCCCACAGTCCGATCTGCTCCATTGTCTCCAGTACCAGTTTTATCAGGTACGTGACTCTGACAGTGTACATGCCCCAGACCCTATGACCACATAGGGTGATGCCCTCACTGCTCAGCACCTGGCTGGTCCcaccctgggaagccatttgtCCCAGATATTTGCTGAGGGCCCACTCTGCAAAGGCATTAGATTTGGGTGGGGGGGATAGTCCAGTGGGAGGCTGGAGCCGAGGGGCCAACTCCATCTTTTTCTCTACTTCTTGGCCTTGAAATGGCACCTCTTCTGGGTCCAAATTGGGAGTCTTCTGTGTCCTCGAAGAGCTGGTTCTTCCGGAGTTCTGCTGAGGAGAACACTTGGGCTTTCCTGGTGGTAGACCTCAGTAGTCTGGCTCTGGTTTCAGATCCCAGGGACCTGCCTGCTCCCAGAGGTGACAAAGGAAGATCAAGGAAGGATCTGCGTGGTCATCGACTTGGATGAAACCCTTGTGCATAGCTCCTTTAAGGTAGCTCCATATCTGGAGTGCTCCCTACAGCCATCTCGGGCTGTCTTGCATGTCTAACTGAAGGTGCTTGGAAGCAGTATAAAGTTGAcggggcagggggttggggggcgggcTCTGCCATTTTGGCCACACTGGCATCACGCATATTCGGGGGTCGCACGGAAGAATGTTGAATAGGAAATCCTGCTCCCTCCAGTCACTGCCAGCAGGCTTCATCCGCCCCTTGTCATATAGCCCAGAGAGCCACACGGCTCTGTTCAGGGCAGGCCTATATAAGAGGGTTTGAATCAGCCGTGGACCCTGCTTTCCTCCATTTTGTTAGGACGTTCATTAACTCAGAAAGGTCCTGAAACTCTGTCACCTTGAGTAgaattggggggtggggagtggtaaTAAGGAAAACCTGGAGGGGTTATTGTGTGTGCCTCTTCATGGGGTGGTGGGAGGAGATTCCTCGAGTCTCTGAGACCTGtttctcctcacccctcccaggGGACCGGGTGTGATGGAGGCTGCTTGTCTCCTTCCTGCCATGCTGACCTCATTGACTTTTCTGCCTTCCAGCCAATCAACAATGCCGACTTCATAGTGCCTGTAGAGATTGAGGGGACCACTCACCAGGTGAGTTGCCTACCTGGCCACAGCTAGCCTAGAGACCTCGGCAGTCCTCTGCCCCTCTGGTATGCTTTGTCAGTTGGTCCGTTTCCTGCAACTTCAGCCTCCTTTCCTTATGGGAACCCCTCACACTCAAGGCTTtctgatctgaaaaaaaaatcagcctctcATTCCCCTCTAGTTGTCATCTTTTTATGCTTTGCGGCCAAGCAGTTTAAGATTAAAATACTATTTGGTAATAGTAATAACTGTCATCTACTGAATACCACCTCCTGGCCATCGTTGCCAGGGCTGTTAAGTGGTGCCATTCCTCTAATCCTAAAGAGTTGGCATCTCTGCCTGGTTCAGGCAAGGAAGCCAATACTAGCTGTTTTCTGCCATCTCCATGCCCACCTACTTCTAGCTGATGCATTTCTttctccacttcccctccccgtggGCCCCTCCACTGGATTCTCCCCCAATGAATGCTGTCGAAGAACACTTCAATCCAAGTAAGCTTAGGCTCTGGCCCTGTTCAGTCTGGGATCGTGGGGGGCTGATAGCGAAAAAGCATTTACTCCAAGTGCTTGCCCAGAAGGCCTTCCAGCTGGCCTGAGGGTCAGGGAGCATCAGCAACAATGCCCGACTAACCTGGATACCTGTCTATAGGGCCTGGTCAAATAGAAGAATTACCTGTAGGAAAGGAGGGGCTTGAGGCTTCCCCAGGGAGTCACCACTGTCCTCTGTCCCTTAGAAGCTTCCGTTCCTAACACCACCCCCTCCCAACCAAGGCGCTGCGCCTGGCCCAGCACCACCAGCCCTGGCTCAGAACCAGGCTCTGCCCTTGGACTGGTCAGCCTCTGCCCAGCCGCCCTTTACTGACCGCTTGAGCATGGGGAGATGTACAAATCCCGTAGAGAAAAGACAAAGGCATGTTTTCAAATGAGTAGATGTGCGCTGTGAACTCCTGATTAACAAGGAGAAGCATGAATCCTGAAAAACAAGCGGAGATGAAAATTGGTGGGCGGCTACCTGCTGAAGCAGGTTTTCAACAAAGTGGCAGGGGGATGTCAAGCTTAAGAAACAGCCAGAAAGAGACCGGGTCTTTTCTAAGGTTGAAGAAATGGCAAATGCAGGGGAGCCTACTTGTGACAGAGGGTTCCTGCCACGGAGCCACCAGGGGTGTGGTGTGTCACTGGCCATTGCAGCCCACCTCCAAGGAGGGAGAATCCTGGTGGGCACATGCCTGCTGAGCAGGGAGTGACGTGGATGACCAGAGCTTGGAGCAGCATCGAGGctagaggagaggggagggtttTGGAGATGGGAGCCATAGAATGCAGTGCAGTGACATGGCCAATGAACCTCAGGCCAAAATGCGCAAGATCACGAGAGGTGGGCATGATGTGCGGGTGGCCGGCTGGAGCAAGCCCGATGCGGGCTTGAGCGAGACGCGCAGGGCTTCTGACCCAGTCATCTCGGCAAAGCAGTCCCTTCTTCCTGCTGCATTTCAAAGAAGCCATGTGAGGGCGTGAGGTTTCAGCAGTGTGTGCAACCTCGCACGATGGTGACCTGACAGACTGTCCCCCCAGAGCCAAGGACAGGAAGCTTCCACAGAGGCTGTGGCTGGATTCAAGTAATCCAGGATAGGCTGTTCCGTCTGTGAGGCCTATTCTTGATTACTTGTTTCTGGAGGCAGCTGATGGTTCGCCGCCTGAAACAGAGATGGCCTCTGGGATGTAGGCACGTGCGTTTCCTCCTGAGCTGGGTCGAGGTTGGGCCACCACGCCGGCGGAAGCCTGGTGAGGAGGCGGTTCAGCGCCCTAGCGTGTAGGGCGGAAGTTTCCAGCCAGGTGGCCCCGGAGCTCGGGGCATAGGGCCGGACAGGGAGCGGTGCGAACCTGCCTGTCGGTCTCTGGACGTGGACATGGGGATGGGATGGACGTGCAGTGCTTCCCCTCACTGGGCTGCCTCCAGCAAGCCTCTCCGCTTTTCCTCAGGTGTATGTGCTCAAGAGGCCTTACGTGGACGAGTTCCTGAGGCGAATGGGGGAGCTCTTCGAATGTGTTCTCTTCACTGCCAGCCTGGCCAAGGTACCTGAGGGCCAAAGGGAAGTCAGGAGTCAGGAGTGGCCATGGCGGCCGCAGGGCTGGTCTGGCAGCTCATCGCTGGGCCCCGGGAGGCCCCAGGCTGGGGGGCCCAGGACTGCAACCAAATGAAAGCACCTTCTCTCCTCCTAGTATGCCGACCCAGTGACAGACCTCCTGGACAGGTGTGGGGTGTTCCGGGCCCGCCTGTTCCGGGAGTCCTGCGTGTTCCACCAAGGCTGCTATGTCAAGGACCTCAGCCGCCTGGGAAGGGACCTGAGGAAAACCCTCATTCTGGACAACTCGCCTGCTTCTTACATCTTCCACCCAGAGAACGCAGTGAGTGGTCCAGACACAGCCACGCTGCAGGGCCTGGGGGAGCTCTGGCccctgggcagggggagaaggggagggcagcGCAAGCCTGGGCTTCCCCAGAGGAGTGTGGCAGCCAGGTGTACCCAGGCAGCCTCCTAGGGCTTTGGTGCAAGGGAGGGACTGGCAGTCAGGAGACTTAACGCTGTCTCTTCCTGCCCTAGGTGCCCGTGCAGTCTTGGTTTGATGACATGGCAGACACTGAGCTGCTGAACCTGATCCCAATCTTTGAGGAGTTGAGCGGAGCAGAGGATGT is from Suricata suricatta isolate VVHF042 chromosome 10, meerkat_22Aug2017_6uvM2_HiC, whole genome shotgun sequence and encodes:
- the CTDSP2 gene encoding carboxy-terminal domain RNA polymerase II polypeptide A small phosphatase 2; the encoded protein is MEHGSIITQARREDALVLTKQGLVSKSSPKKPRGRNIFKALFCCFCTQNVGQSSSSTELSAYKEEANTIAKSDLLHCLQYQFYQIPGTCLLPEVTKEDQGRICVVIDLDETLVHSSFKPINNADFIVPVEIEGTTHQVYVLKRPYVDEFLRRMGELFECVLFTASLAKYADPVTDLLDRCGVFRARLFRESCVFHQGCYVKDLSRLGRDLRKTLILDNSPASYIFHPENAVPVQSWFDDMADTELLNLIPIFEELSGAEDVYTSLGQLRAP